ATCCTGAAACCGTGTGCCTACAAGTAGTCAGAGCCCGTTTATGGGTGATGGCGTGCCTTTTGTAGAATGAACCGGCGAGTTACGATTACATGCAAGGTTAAGTTGAAGAGACGGAGCCGCAGCGAAAGCGAGTCTGAATAGGGCGTATTAGTATGTAGTCGTAGACCCGAAACCAGGTGATCTACCCATGTCCAGGGTGAAGTCCAGGTAACACTGGATGGAGGCCCGAACCGACGCACGTTGAAAAGTGCGCGGATGAGGTGTGGGTAGCGGAGAAATTCCAATCGAACTTGGAGATAGCTGGTTCTCTCCGAAATAGCTTTAGGGCTAGCCTCACGTAGTAAGAGTCTTGGAGGTAGAGCACTGTTTGGACTAGGGGCCCTCATCGGGTTACCGAATTCAGACAAACTCCGAATGCCAAAGACTTATCCGTGGGAGTCAGACTGCGAGTGATAAGATCCGTAGTCAAAAGGGAAACAGCCCAGACCACCAGCTAAGGTCCCAAAGTATACGTTAAGTGGAAAAGGATGTGGAGTTGCTTAGACAACCAGGATGTTGGCTTAGAAGCAGCCACCATTTAAAGAGTGCGTAATAGCTCACTGGTCGAGTGACTCTGCGCCGAAAATGTACCGGGGCTAAACGTATCACCGAAGCTGTGGATTGACATCTACGATGTCAGTGGTAGGAGAGCGTTCTAAGGGCTGTGAAGCGGGATCGGAAGGACCCGTGGAGCGCTTAGAAGTGAGAATGCCGGTATGAGTAGCGAAAGATGAGTGAGAATCTCATCCACCGAATGCCTAAGGTTTCCTGAGGAAGGCTCGTCCGCTCAGGGTTAGTCGGGACCTAAGCCGAGGCCGAAAGGCGTAGGCGATGGACAACAGGTTGATATTCCTGTACCACCTCTTTATCGTTTGAGTGATGGGGGGACGCAGGAGGATAGGGTAAGCGCGCTGTTGGATATGCGCGTCTAAGCAGTTAGGCTGAGAAGTAGGAAAATCCGCTTTTCGAACAGGCTGAGCTGTGACAGCGAGGGAAATAGAGTACCGAAGTTCCTGATTCCACACTGCCAAGAAAAGCCTCTAGCGAGATAAAAGGTGCCCGTACCGCAAACCGACACAGGTAGGCGAGGAGAGAATCCTAAGGTGAGCGAGAGAACTCTCGTTAAGGAACTCGGCAAAATGACCCCGTAACTTCGGGAGAAGGGGTGCTTTTTGAGGTGAATAGCCTCGAAGAGCCGCAGTGAATAGGCCCAGGCGACTGTTTAGCAAAAACACAGGTCTCTGCGAAGCCGCAAGGCGAAGTATAGGGGCTGACGCCTGCCCGGTGCTGGAAGGTTAAGAGGAGGGGTTAGCGCAAGCGAAGCTCTGAATCGAAGCCCCAGTAAACGGCGGCCGTAACTATAACGGTCCTAAGGTAGCGAAATTCCTTGTCGGGTAAGTTCCGACCCGCACGAAAGGCGTAACGATCTGGGCACTGTCTCAACGAGAGACTCGGTGAAATTATAGTACCTGTGAAGATGCAGGTTACCCGCGACAGGACGGAAAGACCCCATGGAGCTTTACTGTAGCCTGATATTGAATTTTGGTACAGCTTGTACAGGATAGGTAGGAGCCTGAGAAGCCGGAGCGCCAGCTTCGGTGGAGGCGTCGGTGGGATACTACCCTGGCTGTATTGAAATTCTAACCCACACCCCTGATCGGGGTGGGAGACAGTGTCAGGTGGGCAGTTTGACTGGGGCGGTCGCCTCCTAAAGAGTAACGGAGGCGCCCAAAGGTTCCCTCAGAATGGTTGGAAATCATTCGCAGAGTGTAAAGGCACAAGGGAGCTTGACTGCGAGACCTACAAGTCGAGCAGGGACGAAAGTCGGGCTTAGTGATCCGGTGGTTCCGCATGGAAGGGCCATCGCTCAACGGATAAAAGCTACCCTGGGGATAACAGGCTTATCTCCCCCAAGAGTCCACATCGACGGGGAGGTTTGGCACCTCGATGTCGGCTCATCGCATCCTGGGGCTGTAGTCGGTCCCAAGGGTTGGGCTGTTCGCCCATTAAAGCGGTACGCGAGCTGGGTTCAGAACGTCGTGAGACAGTTCGGTCCCTATCCGTCGCGGGCGCAGGAAATTTGAGAGGAGCTGTCCTTAGTACGAGAGGACCGGGATGGACGCACCGCTGGTGTACCAGTTGTCTTGCCAAAGGCATCGCTGGGTAGCTATGTGCGGACGGGATAAGTGCTGAAAGCATCTAAGCATGAAGCCCCCCTCAAGATGAGATTTCCCATAGCGTCAAGCTAGTAAGATCCCTGAAAGATGATCAGGTTGATAGGTCAGAGGTGGAAGCGTGGTAACATGTGGAGCTGACTGATACTAATCGATCGAGGACTTAACCAAGTCATAGTAATATGAATAAAGCGAACTCGTTCTTAAACGTTTCTTCTGTATTATCTAGTTTTGAGGGAATGAAACCTCAATAAAATAGTCTGGCGGTGATGGCGAGAAGGTCACACCCGTTCCCATACCGAACACGGAAGTTAAGCTTCTCAGCGCCGATGGTAGTTGGGGCGAAAGCCCCTGTGAGAGTAGGACGCTGCCAGGCTGTTTTATTAAAAACAAAGCTATATATTTTTATTGTCGCGGGGTGGAGCAGTCCGGTAGCTCGTCGGGCTCATAACCCGAAGGTCGCAGGTTCAAATCCTGCCCCCGCAATACGGTCTGGTAGTTCAGCTGGTTAGAATGCCTGCCTGTCACGCAGGAGGTCGCGGGTTCGAGTCCCGTCCAGACCGCCATTTTACTTAATTGTTAGAAAGTGCGAAACCATGTTTCGGCTTTTTTTATTTCATTAAATTAAACTACATAATAAATAGTCACCTTAGGAGCCATCCTAAGGTTTTTTTTGCACATAAATAAGGTAAAATGAAGATAAGAAATAGCAATGTGAAAGTAGTATAGGTGATAAAATGAATCAATATGAATGGAAAACCCAAAGTTCGGAGGAGACCTCCCAATTTGCTCAAAAACTAGCAGCCCACTTACGACCAGGAGATGTTCTTGCACTGGAAGGTGATCTCGGTGCAGGGAAAACCACTTTTACCAAAGGTTTGGCAAAGGGGCTTGACATAAAGAAGACGGTTAACAGCCCAACGTTTACCATTATTAAAGAGTATCAGGGCAGGATGCCATTATACCATATGGATGTTTACCGTCTAGAGGACGCTTATGAGGACCTTGGATTTGAAGAGTACTTTGAAGGTGAAGGTGTTACTGTAGTGGAATGGGCTCACCTCATAGAAGAGCAGCTTCCTTCAGAACGATTAACGATCTATCTGCATCATGAAGAACAGGACCAAAGGAAAATTACACTTTTGCCAAAGGGCCAAAGATATGAGCAATTATGTAAGGAGATTGTTTAAATGACGATATTAGCGATTGATACTTCTAATAATCCGTTAGGAGTTGCGCTTTTAGATGATGATAAAATTATTGGGGAATATATCACCAATTTAAAGAAGAATCACTCCATACGGATTATGCCGGCTATTCATGCCTTAATGAAGGATTGCGAAAAGCAGCCTTCTGATATTACAAAAATCGTAGTAGCAAAAGGACCTGGTTCCTATACCGGGGTTCGAATCGGTGTGAGTATTGCCAAAACGCTGGCATGGACGTTAAATATTCCGCTCGTGGGAGTCTCCAGCCTTGAAATTCTAGCAGCCGGCCCGGGGCGATATTTTACAGGTTATGTATCGCCATTGTTCGATGCGAGAAGGGGACAAATTTATACAGGTTTGTATCAGTATGAAAATGGAAGTCTTGTAACAGTAGAAAGTGATCAGGTAGCTATGGCTGTTGACTGGGGAGAAAAGTTAGCCAAACTGGCTAAGCCTGTGTTATTTATCGGAAATGATTTAGCAATTCATCGGGCTGTATTAGAAGAGAAGTTAGGACCCCAAGGCTTTTTTGCAAGTCTTACTGAACAGAATCCCCGACCATCTGAACTGGCCTTGCTTGGGAAGGATAAACCAGGTGAAGATATACATACATTCGTACCAAATTATATTCGTTTGGCAGAAGCGGAAGCAAAATGGCTGGAGAATCAGGAGAAAACTATAAATAGATAAGGATCGAGGAAGATGACAGATTTGTATCATTTTCGTTTCATGAGGGAAGAGGACATTGACCAAGTATTAGAAGTGGAACATGCTTCCTTTACATTGCCCTGGAGCAGAGAAGCTTTTTATAATGAATTGCACAATAATAAGTTTGCAGTCTATATTGTACTTGAGCATGAGGAACGGATTATTGGCTATTGTGGAATGTGGATGGTTATTGATGAGGCACATGTGACAAATGTGGCCATTCTGCCAGAATACAGGGGGAGAAAACTAGGGGATGCTATGATGAACAGGCTGATGTCTCTTGCACGTGAGATGGGGGCAAAGAGCATGACGCTAGAGGTAAGGGTATCGAATGTGATTGCTCAGTCTCTTTATCGAAAGATGGGATTTCAAAACGGAGGTATTCGGAAAAATTATTATTCCGATAACTTGGAAGATGCCTTGGTGATGTGGGTGAATTTATGAAAAAAGATCAGGTAATATTAGGTATTGAATCGAGTTGCGATGAAACAGCTGCAGCCATTGTTATAAATGGCCGAGAAATTGCTGCAAACATTGTAGCTTCGCAAATTGAGAGCCATAAGCGTTTTGGCGGTGTAGTTCCGGAAATTGCCTCTCGTCATCATGTGGAGCAAATTACGGTTGTATTAGAAGAGGTATTGAAAAAGGCTGATATGACAATGGCAGATATTGATGCAATTGCTGTTACAGAAGGTCCGGGATTAGTTGGAGCCTTGCTGATCGGTGTAAATGCAGCAAAGGCATTGGCTTTTGCGCACAATAAACCGCTTGTGCCTGTGCATCATATTGCCGGACATATTTATGCAAACAGGCTTACCACAGAGTTAAAATTTCCGCTATTGGCACTTGTTGTGTCAGGAGGTCATACAGAGCTTGTATATATGAAAGAGCATGGTCATTTTGAAGTAATTGGTGAAACAAGAGATGACGCAGCAGGAGAAGCCTATGATAAGGTGGCGCGAGTATTGAATATGCCATATCCAGGCGGCCCTCATATTGACCGTTTGGCACATGAAGGGAGTCCGACCATAGATCTGCCTAGAGCTTGGCTGGAGGAAGGATCCTATGATTTTAGTTTCAGCGGCTTAAAATCTGCTGTCATAAATACCGTGCACAATGCTGAACAGCGTGGCGAGTCGATTGCTCCAGAAAACCTTGCTGCCAGTTTTCAAGAAAGTGTAATTGAGGTGCTAGTTACAAAGACGAAGAAAGCCGCTAAAGGATATGGGGTAAAACAGGTAATTGTTGCAGGTGGTGTCGCAGCCAATAAAGGCCTTAGGAGTGCATTAGAAAAAGCCTTTGCTGACAATGGGGAGTTTGAGTTAGTGATTCCTCCGTTATCGTTATGTACCGATAATG
Above is a genomic segment from Neobacillus endophyticus containing:
- the tsaB gene encoding tRNA (adenosine(37)-N6)-threonylcarbamoyltransferase complex dimerization subunit type 1 TsaB — translated: MTILAIDTSNNPLGVALLDDDKIIGEYITNLKKNHSIRIMPAIHALMKDCEKQPSDITKIVVAKGPGSYTGVRIGVSIAKTLAWTLNIPLVGVSSLEILAAGPGRYFTGYVSPLFDARRGQIYTGLYQYENGSLVTVESDQVAMAVDWGEKLAKLAKPVLFIGNDLAIHRAVLEEKLGPQGFFASLTEQNPRPSELALLGKDKPGEDIHTFVPNYIRLAEAEAKWLENQEKTINR
- the tsaE gene encoding tRNA (adenosine(37)-N6)-threonylcarbamoyltransferase complex ATPase subunit type 1 TsaE, whose translation is MNQYEWKTQSSEETSQFAQKLAAHLRPGDVLALEGDLGAGKTTFTKGLAKGLDIKKTVNSPTFTIIKEYQGRMPLYHMDVYRLEDAYEDLGFEEYFEGEGVTVVEWAHLIEEQLPSERLTIYLHHEEQDQRKITLLPKGQRYEQLCKEIV
- the rimI gene encoding ribosomal protein S18-alanine N-acetyltransferase; the protein is MTDLYHFRFMREEDIDQVLEVEHASFTLPWSREAFYNELHNNKFAVYIVLEHEERIIGYCGMWMVIDEAHVTNVAILPEYRGRKLGDAMMNRLMSLAREMGAKSMTLEVRVSNVIAQSLYRKMGFQNGGIRKNYYSDNLEDALVMWVNL
- the tsaD gene encoding tRNA (adenosine(37)-N6)-threonylcarbamoyltransferase complex transferase subunit TsaD encodes the protein MKKDQVILGIESSCDETAAAIVINGREIAANIVASQIESHKRFGGVVPEIASRHHVEQITVVLEEVLKKADMTMADIDAIAVTEGPGLVGALLIGVNAAKALAFAHNKPLVPVHHIAGHIYANRLTTELKFPLLALVVSGGHTELVYMKEHGHFEVIGETRDDAAGEAYDKVARVLNMPYPGGPHIDRLAHEGSPTIDLPRAWLEEGSYDFSFSGLKSAVINTVHNAEQRGESIAPENLAASFQESVIEVLVTKTKKAAKGYGVKQVIVAGGVAANKGLRSALEKAFADNGEFELVIPPLSLCTDNAAMIAAAGSVMFEKGIRAELTLNANPGLDIEVFNK